The Candidatus Binatia bacterium genome window below encodes:
- the gatC gene encoding Asp-tRNA(Asn)/Glu-tRNA(Gln) amidotransferase subunit GatC: MPVSLEDVDHIALLARLGLTDDERMALRGELEAILGYVEQLSEIDTSEVEATASTVETPAPVRPDRAVNEARADQMVANAPDRDRTYLRVPKILE; this comes from the coding sequence ATGCCGGTCTCCCTGGAAGACGTCGACCACATCGCGCTCCTCGCGCGCCTGGGGCTGACGGACGATGAGCGTATGGCGCTGCGAGGCGAACTCGAGGCGATCCTCGGGTACGTCGAACAGCTGAGCGAAATCGACACGAGCGAAGTCGAAGCGACGGCGAGCACCGTCGAGACGCCGGCCCCCGTTCGGCCCGACCGAGCAGTCAATGAGGCCCGCGCCGACCAGATGGTCGCCAATGCACCCGACCGCGACCGCACCTACCTGCGCGTCCCGAAGATCCTCGAGTAA
- a CDS encoding Hsp70 family protein, producing the protein MSGPASEGDARFIVGIDLGTTNSVLAYTDTGGGEGAEVRLLEVPQLTSPGTVEARSQLPSFLLIPRREEVPAKSIRLPWGAPEAGHVVGTLASKRAAESPDRVVSSAKSWLCNANVDRKEAILPWVEGGAETGGTERVSPLQASTAYLAHLRAAWDESFGKSEAAPLAEQDVYLTVPASFDAAARELTVEAAKAAGLARVHLIEEPQAAVYAWLDQAGEDWREQVAVGDVLLVCDVGGGTTDLSLVLVDEEEGGLSLTRVAVGNHILLGGDNMDLALAFAVRSSLAKDGKRLDPWQLRGLVQSCRVAKEGLLSADGPDAVPISVLGRGKKLIGGTLRSELTRTQVNELLLDGFFPKVASDARVARDEAAGLSEIGLPFAADAAITRHLADFLGAHQGAVEAAQGKEDAAPLPTALLFNGGVMAAEGIRARIEDVVGDWAKSAKAPPPRVLSGADLAHAVARGAACYGRARRGTGVRIRGGTARSYYVGIASSMPAVPGHPAPVKGLCVVPFGVEEGTELEVPGSEFGLLVGQTGEFRFFASTTRDEDAPGQVLDEFDTGDLEELAPLHVELEGESGERVPVRLRAHVTEIGTLELFFVGRGKGPRWRLEFTVREAGGRG; encoded by the coding sequence ATGAGCGGACCGGCGAGCGAAGGTGACGCACGGTTCATCGTCGGCATCGATCTGGGTACGACGAACTCGGTCCTCGCCTACACGGATACGGGGGGCGGAGAAGGCGCCGAGGTGCGCCTCCTCGAAGTGCCTCAACTCACGTCTCCCGGCACCGTCGAAGCGCGCTCACAGCTCCCCTCGTTCCTCCTCATCCCGCGGAGAGAGGAGGTGCCGGCGAAGTCGATTCGGCTTCCCTGGGGCGCCCCGGAGGCCGGTCATGTCGTGGGTACGCTCGCGTCGAAGAGGGCTGCGGAATCGCCGGACCGTGTCGTGTCGTCGGCCAAGTCGTGGTTGTGCAATGCAAATGTGGATCGCAAGGAGGCGATTCTTCCTTGGGTCGAGGGCGGAGCCGAGACCGGGGGCACGGAACGCGTCTCGCCCCTCCAGGCGTCTACGGCGTACCTCGCGCACCTACGGGCGGCTTGGGACGAGAGCTTCGGCAAGAGTGAGGCGGCTCCCCTGGCGGAGCAAGATGTATACTTGACGGTTCCCGCATCGTTTGATGCGGCGGCGCGCGAATTGACCGTCGAAGCGGCGAAGGCCGCGGGTCTTGCGCGCGTCCACCTGATCGAGGAGCCGCAGGCGGCGGTATACGCGTGGCTTGACCAGGCCGGGGAGGACTGGCGCGAGCAGGTGGCCGTCGGGGACGTTCTCCTCGTCTGCGACGTCGGCGGAGGCACCACGGACTTGAGCTTGGTCCTGGTGGACGAGGAAGAGGGAGGTCTCTCCCTCACGCGCGTCGCCGTCGGGAACCACATTCTCCTCGGCGGCGACAACATGGACCTCGCGCTCGCGTTCGCGGTCCGCAGCAGTCTCGCGAAGGACGGAAAGCGGCTCGACCCATGGCAGCTACGCGGCCTGGTCCAGAGCTGCCGCGTGGCGAAGGAAGGGCTTCTGTCCGCGGACGGGCCCGACGCGGTGCCGATCTCCGTGCTCGGCCGCGGAAAGAAGCTCATCGGTGGGACACTTCGTAGCGAGTTGACACGGACGCAGGTGAACGAGCTTCTCCTCGACGGGTTCTTCCCGAAGGTGGCGTCGGATGCTCGCGTTGCGCGAGACGAGGCCGCCGGTCTTTCCGAGATCGGTCTGCCGTTCGCTGCCGACGCCGCCATCACCCGGCACCTGGCTGACTTTCTCGGTGCCCATCAGGGCGCTGTCGAGGCCGCACAGGGCAAGGAGGATGCGGCGCCCTTGCCGACGGCGTTGCTCTTCAACGGCGGCGTCATGGCGGCCGAGGGCATTCGGGCGCGTATTGAGGACGTCGTGGGCGACTGGGCGAAGAGTGCCAAGGCGCCTCCGCCGCGCGTCCTGTCCGGGGCGGATCTGGCGCATGCCGTCGCGCGCGGTGCCGCCTGTTACGGACGCGCGCGTCGAGGCACGGGCGTTCGGATTCGCGGTGGAACGGCACGCTCGTACTACGTCGGGATCGCCAGTTCGATGCCGGCGGTTCCCGGGCACCCGGCCCCTGTTAAGGGTCTGTGCGTGGTCCCCTTCGGGGTCGAGGAAGGAACCGAGCTCGAAGTTCCGGGCAGCGAGTTCGGGCTCCTGGTCGGGCAGACCGGCGAGTTCCGGTTTTTTGCTTCGACGACGCGTGACGAGGACGCCCCGGGGCAGGTGCTCGATGAGTTCGATACCGGAGATCTCGAGGAACTCGCCCCACTTCACGTCGAACTGGAGGGCGAAAGTGGCGAGCGTGTGCCGGTCCGCCTGCGCGCGCACGTCACCGAGATCGGTACTCTGGAGCTGTTCTTCGTGGGTCGTGGGAAGGGCCCGCGCTGGCGTCTGGAGTTCACCGTGCGTGAGGCGGGTGGGCGCGGGTGA
- a CDS encoding DUF2760 domain-containing protein encodes MAEASSRKTGIYVTSVLSVALAAGSGFALYQLAAPGPAEALAAVRAAADGGVGAAFRAAQGAGLLPWLLLPTVGPFLLALLLLVVAPKGGAAKGAQDAEEHEEAPAELPGAAGLRLLAALQEEARLVDFVRENLDDYSDEQVGAAVRGIHSSLRKAVDERLGMVAILEGEDGDPVEVPADFDPALIRVTGNPSGEPPYKGVLRHGGWKATDARLPVPTPGSDPTILAPAEVEVGGE; translated from the coding sequence ATGGCTGAGGCCTCCTCCCGCAAGACGGGAATCTACGTCACGAGTGTGCTGTCGGTGGCGCTTGCCGCGGGCAGCGGGTTCGCGCTGTACCAACTCGCCGCCCCCGGGCCGGCGGAGGCACTGGCAGCCGTGCGGGCTGCGGCGGACGGAGGCGTCGGGGCCGCGTTTCGCGCGGCCCAGGGCGCGGGCCTCCTGCCCTGGCTCCTCCTCCCGACGGTCGGGCCTTTTCTCCTAGCCCTCCTGCTGTTGGTCGTCGCGCCCAAAGGTGGGGCGGCGAAGGGGGCGCAAGACGCAGAAGAACACGAGGAGGCCCCTGCCGAGCTGCCGGGTGCTGCGGGGCTCCGGCTTCTTGCCGCGCTCCAGGAAGAGGCTCGGTTGGTCGACTTCGTCCGCGAGAACCTCGACGACTACAGCGACGAGCAGGTGGGGGCGGCCGTCCGCGGCATCCACTCCTCGCTGCGCAAGGCCGTCGACGAGCGCCTCGGAATGGTTGCGATCTTGGAAGGTGAAGACGGTGACCCTGTCGAGGTCCCGGCCGACTTCGACCCGGCCCTGATCCGGGTCACAGGGAACCCCTCCGGTGAGCCCCCGTACAAGGGGGTCTTGCGACACGGGGGTTGGAAGGCAACTGACGCGCGACTGCCCGTCCCGACGCCCGGGAGCGACCCCACGATCCTCGCACCCGCGGAGGTCGAGGTCGGCGGCGAATGA
- the gatA gene encoding Asp-tRNA(Asn)/Glu-tRNA(Gln) amidotransferase subunit GatA, whose translation MANLDLWTIQDARRALDAGDTSSVELTEALLGRISAHEPTIGALITVTGERALADARAADERRASGERKPLLGIPIVLKDIFATEGIRTTCASKILEDFVPPYDADATTRLATSGAVLLGKANMDEFAMGSSNENSAFDPTRNPWDPSRVPGGSSGGSAAAVAAGECLGSLGTDTGGSIRLPASYCGVVGLKPTYGRCSRYGVIAYASSLDQVGPFAHTARDAATLLQVIAGHDPRDSTSAHREVPNYEAALTGDLSGVRIGVPAEYFVDGLAPAVEKATRDAIETLGARGAKIVNVSLPHTSYAVATYYLLGTAEASSNLARYDGVKYGLRTQKGGELLDMYRQTRDEGFGTEVKRRILLGTYALSAGYYDAYYLKAQKVRTLIRQDFIRAFESCDLIASPTASTTAFRLGERSDDPLSMYLTDIFTVPANLAGLPGLSLACGFDDNGLPIGLQILAPAFAEAEALRAADAYQRDTDFHTRRPALSQGDSSR comes from the coding sequence ATGGCCAACCTCGATCTGTGGACCATCCAAGACGCGCGCCGCGCGCTCGATGCGGGGGACACGTCTTCCGTTGAGCTGACGGAGGCCCTTCTAGGCCGGATCTCCGCACACGAACCCACCATCGGCGCGCTAATCACCGTCACGGGCGAGCGGGCGCTCGCCGACGCGCGCGCAGCCGACGAGCGGCGTGCCAGCGGCGAACGCAAGCCCCTGCTCGGAATTCCCATCGTCCTGAAGGACATCTTCGCGACCGAGGGCATCCGCACGACGTGCGCGTCGAAGATCCTCGAGGACTTCGTCCCACCGTACGATGCCGACGCGACGACCCGCCTTGCCACCTCCGGTGCCGTGCTTCTCGGAAAAGCCAACATGGACGAGTTCGCGATGGGCTCGTCGAACGAGAACTCCGCCTTCGATCCGACCCGGAACCCGTGGGATCCCTCCCGCGTGCCCGGCGGATCGTCGGGTGGCTCCGCGGCCGCCGTGGCGGCCGGCGAGTGCCTGGGCTCGCTGGGGACCGACACCGGCGGATCGATCCGCCTTCCGGCCAGCTACTGCGGCGTCGTGGGCCTCAAACCCACCTACGGACGCTGCTCCCGCTACGGCGTCATCGCCTACGCCTCCTCGCTGGACCAGGTGGGGCCCTTCGCCCACACCGCCCGGGACGCCGCGACCCTTCTCCAGGTCATCGCCGGGCACGACCCACGGGACTCGACGTCTGCACACCGGGAGGTGCCCAACTACGAAGCCGCGCTCACCGGCGATCTCTCCGGCGTGCGCATCGGCGTCCCCGCCGAGTACTTCGTCGACGGGCTGGCCCCCGCCGTCGAGAAGGCAACCCGTGACGCGATCGAAACGCTTGGAGCGCGCGGCGCGAAGATCGTGAACGTGAGCCTGCCGCACACCTCGTACGCCGTCGCCACCTACTACCTCCTCGGAACCGCGGAGGCGTCGTCCAACCTCGCACGCTACGACGGCGTGAAGTACGGGCTGCGCACCCAAAAGGGCGGCGAGCTGCTCGACATGTACCGACAGACGCGCGACGAAGGCTTCGGAACCGAAGTAAAGCGAAGGATCCTGCTGGGTACGTACGCGCTCTCCGCCGGTTACTACGACGCGTACTACTTGAAGGCTCAGAAGGTCCGAACATTGATCCGACAAGACTTCATCCGCGCGTTCGAGTCGTGCGATCTCATCGCGAGCCCCACCGCCTCCACGACGGCGTTCCGCCTCGGCGAGCGCAGCGACGACCCGCTCAGCATGTACCTCACCGACATCTTCACGGTCCCGGCGAACCTAGCGGGCCTGCCCGGGCTTTCTCTGGCCTGCGGGTTCGACGACAACGGCCTTCCCATCGGCTTGCAGATCCTGGCCCCGGCATTCGCCGAGGCCGAGGCCCTTCGAGCGGCCGATGCGTACCAGCGCGACACCGATTTCCACACCCGTCGCCCCGCCCTTTCCCAGGGAGACTCGAGCCGATGA